In the Malaclemys terrapin pileata isolate rMalTer1 chromosome 12, rMalTer1.hap1, whole genome shotgun sequence genome, one interval contains:
- the LOC128846201 gene encoding olfactory receptor 6X1-like: MGNGTMISEFILLGFPNLHGMQMMFFGVILFMYLSTLVGNSLIITVVWTDQKLHTPMYFFLCNLSLLEIWSTTLVVPKMLANLLSDRTTICFSCCMAQVFLHFSLGTTESVILMSMSFDRYLAICRPLHHATIMTSRVCFRLAFLGWLGGIVLIFFHSLPVWILPFCRDNRVDHFYCDLGPLLKLACADTSIIEFTGFITTVILQGSAFLFTLISYIFIISTIIQIPSSTDQKKAFSTCAAHLTVVNIFYGALIFMYMRPSTHSSFRINKVVSLLNTVLVPVLDPFIYTIRNTEFKESLSKMINRKKKSLHI, from the coding sequence atgggcAATGGTACAATGATCAGTGAGTTCATTCTCTTGGGATTTCCCAATCTTCATGGAATGCAGATGATGTTCTTTGGTGTCATTTTATTCATGTATCTCTCAACTCTTGTGGGGAACAGCCTCATCATCACAGTTGTGTGGACTGATCAAAAACTTCACACTCCGATGTATTTCTTCCTCTGTAACCTCTCCTTGTTGGAGATCTGGAGCACGACCCTTGTGGTCCCAAAGATGCTGGCCAACCTACTCTCGGACAGAACAACCATCTGTTTCTCCTGTTGCATGGCTCAAGTTTTTCTCCATTTCTCCCTGGGCACTACGGAGTCGGTCATCCTGATGTCCATGTCTTTCGACCGCTACTTGGCTATATGCCGACCATTGCATCATGCCACCATCATGACTAGCAGAGTCTGTTTCCGTTTAGCATTTCTAGGTTGGCTTGGAGGAATTGTGCTCATCTTCTTCCATTCGCTGCCAGTGTGGATCCTGCCGTTCTGCAGAGACAATCGAGTTGACCATTTCTATTGTGACCTTGGGCCACTTCTGAAACTGGCTTGTGCTGACACATCCATCATAGAGTTCACAGGTTTTATAACAACTGTCATACTGCAGGGCAGTGCATTTCTTTTCACGTTGATATCATACATCTTTATCATATCTACTATCATCCAGATCCCTTCCTCCACTGACCAAAAAAAGGCCTTTTCTACTTGTGCTGCTCATCTGACAGTGGTTAATATATTTTATGGGGCACTGATATTTATGTATATGAGACCCTCAACTCATTCTTCCTTTAGGATAAACAAGGTGGTCTCCTTACTCAACACAGTCCTAGTTCCAGTTTTAGACCCTTTCATCTATACCATCCGAAACACAGAGTTCAAAGAGTCCCTGAGCAAAATgataaacaggaaaaagaaatcccTACACATTTAG